In one Nicotiana tomentosiformis chromosome 6, ASM39032v3, whole genome shotgun sequence genomic region, the following are encoded:
- the LOC138894626 gene encoding uncharacterized protein, which produces MFRPIYYASRTLNEAQVNYATTEKEFFVVVFAFNKFRSHLLGSKVIIHMNHSALKYLLNKKESKSRLMRRVLLLQEFDLEIKDRKCTKNQVADHLSRLEKPPVETIAVREEFPDEQIFSIAAISERPPWYADIANFLAIEWLPRDLSRDQRRKLQEKVMEASFYWPTLYKDTRAYVAACDKCQRTGNISKRDEIPLNSILTVSASRKDWSIKVEEALWAYRTAFKATIGTLPFKLVYEKLCILPVEIEHKAYWAIKTLNLDLSLTGKHKLAQMNELEEFQLDAYENARIFKKKTKRWHDHLIKPREFQEGDKVLLYNSRLRLFLRKFKSKWTSVYVVKHVSPYDAVDIQDE; this is translated from the exons aTGTTTAGGCCAATTTACTATGCCAGCAGAACGTTGAATGAAGCTCAAGTCAACTATGCTACTACTGAGAAAGAGTTCTTTGTTGTGGTCTTTGCTTTTAACAAGTTTAGATCACACCTATTGGGGAGCAAAGTGATCATTCACATGAATCACTCAGCCTTGAAATATCTGTTGAATAAAAAGGAATCCAAGTCGCGTCTGATGCGGAGGGTGTTGTTGCTCCAAGAGTTCGACTTGGAGATCAAAGACAGGAAGTGCACAAAAAATCAAGTCGCCGATCATCTATCTCGACTTGAGAAACCTCCAGTTGAAACAATTGCCGTGAGAGAAGAGTTCCCTGATGAGCAGATTTTCTCCATTGCTGCAATATCTGAAAGACCACCTTGGTATGCTGATATAGCCAATTTTTTAGCCATCGAATGGTTACCTCGTGACCTCTCTCGTGATCAAAGAAGGAAGCTTCAAG AAAAGGTCATGGAAGCCAGTTTCTACTGGCCTACTTTGTACAAAGACACTCGGGCGTATGTAGCTgcatgtgataaatgtcaaaggacAGGTAACATCAGCAAGAGGGATGAGATTCCACTAAACTCCATTCTG ACGGTTAGTGCTTCTCGCAAGGATTGGTCTATAAAAGTGGAAGAAGCTCTATGGGCGTATAGAACTGCATTCAAAGCAACCATAGGGACTTTACCATTCAAATTAGTCTATGAAAAATTGTGTATTCTACCCGTTGAAATAGAACATAAAGCTTACTGGGCTATTAAAACGCTTAATCTCGATCTTAGTCTTACAGGAAAACACAAGTTGGCACAGATGAACGAATTAGAGGAGTTTCAACTGGACGCGTATGAAAATGCGCGTATCTTTAAAAAAAAGACCAAGAGGTGGCATGATCATCTGATTAAGCCAAGGGAATTTCAGGAAGGGGACAAAGTCTTACTATACAATAGTAGACTTAGATTATTCCTCAGAAAATTCAAATCAAAATGGACAAGTGTGTATGTGGTAAAACATGTCTCACCGTATGACGCCGTTGACATTCAGGATGAATGA